A part of Aegilops tauschii subsp. strangulata cultivar AL8/78 chromosome 2, Aet v6.0, whole genome shotgun sequence genomic DNA contains:
- the LOC109777771 gene encoding fructokinase-like 2, chloroplastic → MASLLLPPQFACSLPYYCIRGQLHYKPTIWGKNMTKTKMGLLHRNASFVSKKSSQDVEEGSSGEDSDAETPKAKKKPAKRGRKKATIDTSDGDTKEGQSDTEDASPEQPKIVKKRGRKKAATTASSAEEADKPKEPKKRGRRKVKTAEQLSDDEGEDQSKDLMPSNEMEVHSSVIDLESKVEALLSQDIGEVDKLTPLVCCFGPAKYSFIPSGRPANRLVDREIHSRMKDMFWSPDEFVRAPGGSSSNVALALAALGGRVVFMGKLGDDEYGQSMLYHLNVNGVQTRAVSLDPSAPTAMSLMKVTSRGSLNTSCVKPCAEDSFLQSDINPDVLKEAKMFYYNSSALLEPTTRSSLLKAIEVSKKFGGITFFDLNLPMPLWSSSKETKSLIKDAWEAADIIEVTKQELEFLCGIKPSENSDTKDEKSEFAHYSPEVVMKVWHDNLKVLFVTNGTSKIHYYTEKQNGSVRGTEDAPITPFTSEMSQSGDTIAAALMNMLSINPHLVTDKVYLHKTAKHAIKCGVIDQWLAARERGFLPRGIAEPSSEHEEARFITEREYRTIPDAMQPVNPSGSELAHVE, encoded by the exons ATGGCgtctcttcttctccctcctcagTTCGCTTGCTCCCTGCCTTATTACTGCATCAG GGGTCAATTGCATTATAAGCCCACCATCTGGGGAAAGAATATGACCAAGACTAAAATGGGGTTGCTTCACCGAAACGCGAGTTTTGTGTCAAAGAAGAGTTCTCAAGATGTAGAAGAAGGCTCAAGTGGTGAAGACAGTGATGCTGAGACCCCAAAGGCCAAGAAAAAACCTGCGAAACGTGGAAGAAAGAAAGCCACCATAGATACATCAGATGGGGACACAAAAGAAGGCCAAAGTGACACTGAAGATGCATCCCCTGAACAGCCTAAGATAGTTAAAAAGAGAGGTCGGAAGAAAG CTGCCACTACTGCATCCTCCGCAGAGGAGGCTGACAAGCCAAAAGAACCAAAGAAGAGGGGCAGAAGAAAAGTTAAGACGGCTGAACAATTAAgtgatgatgaaggggaagatcAGAGCAAAGATCTGATGCCCTCTAATGAAATGGAAGTTCACAGTTCAGTCATTGATCTTGAAAGTAAAGTAGAGGCATTGTTATCACAGGATATTGGAGAGGTTGACAAATTAACGCCTCTTGTCTGCTGCTTTGGACCAGCCAAGTACTCATTTATTCCTTCTGGAAGACCTGCTAATAGGTTGGTGGATCGTGAGATTCATAGTAGGATGAAGGATATGTTTTGGTCTCCAGATGAATTTGTGAGGGCACCTGGAGGGTCATCATCCAATGTCGCCCTTGCTCTAGCAGCTCTTGGAGGCCGGGTTGTGTTCATGGGAAAATTAGGCGATGATGAGTATGGTCAGAGTATGCTGTATCACTTAAATGTCAACGGAGTTCAAACTCGAGCAGTTAGTTTGGATCCTTCAGCGCCAACTGCCATGTCCTTAATGAAGGTGACCAGCAGAGGTAGCTTGAACACAAGCTGTGTTAAACCATGTGCAGAGGATTCTTTTCTGCAATCTGATATCAACCCAGATGTTCTAAAAGAG GCTAAGATGTTTTACTATAATTCGTCAGCTTTGCTAGAGCCGACTACACGGTCATCATTGTTAAAAGCGATTGAGGTCTCCAAGAAATTTGGTGGAATAACATTCTTTGATCTTAATCTTCCAATGCCACTATGGTCATCTAGTAAGGAGACCAAATCACTCATCAAGGATGCGTGGGAAGCTGCTGATATCATCGAAGTCACGAAGCAGGAACTTGAGTTTCTCTGTGGTATTAAACCATCTGAGAATTCTGACACAAAAGACGAGAAATCTGAATTCGCACACTACAGCCCAGAAGTTGTTATGAAGGTATGGCATGACAATCTGAAGGTCCTCTTTGTGACCAACGGGACCTCGAAGATACACTACTACACAGAAAAACAAAATGGCTCGGTTCGTGGGACGGAAGATGCGCCGATTACTCCTTTCACCAGTGAAATGTCACAGTCAGGAGATACCATTGCTGCAG CCCTGATGAATATGCTGTCGATCAACCCTCACCTGGTGACGGACAAGGTCTACTTGCACAAGACAGCGAAGCACGCCATCAAATGCGGCGTCATCGATCAGTGGCTGGCCGCACGGGAGCGGGGATTCCTTCCCAGAGGGATAGCAGAACCAAGCAGCGAACATGAGGAAGCAAGATTTATCACGGAGAGGGAATACCGTACCATCCCCGACGCCATGCAACCCGTGAACCCATCGGGCAGCGAGCTCGCGCACGTGGAGTGA